One stretch of Saccharopolyspora erythraea DNA includes these proteins:
- a CDS encoding ATP-binding cassette domain-containing protein → MSFAIQAEGLVKRFGSTTALAGVDLEVPAGSIRGVLGPNGAGKTTAVRILATLLRPDAGRAVVAGHDVVRHPVAVRNRIGLAGQYASVDEELTGTENLVLIGRLLEMTRRDARARAAELLDRFGLADAGGRAIKTYSGGMRRRLDLAASLVGRPEVLYLDEPTTGLDPRSRNQVWDMVRTLSGEGVTVLLTTQYLEEADQLADRISVIDRGRVVADGRADELKRRIGGQTLQVRPSALADLPTVRTILAELTGAQPKVDDDSGLLTAPVDDPVLLSTLVRRLDDSGITADELALRLPSLDEVFLAITGESAGLDDEKEGTAA, encoded by the coding sequence ATGTCATTCGCGATCCAGGCCGAGGGTCTGGTCAAACGCTTCGGTTCCACCACGGCGCTGGCGGGCGTCGACCTGGAGGTGCCCGCCGGTTCGATCCGCGGGGTGCTCGGCCCCAACGGCGCGGGCAAGACCACCGCGGTCCGCATCCTGGCGACCCTGCTGCGCCCCGACGCCGGGCGCGCGGTCGTGGCGGGCCACGACGTGGTGCGCCACCCGGTGGCGGTGCGCAACCGCATCGGCCTCGCCGGGCAGTACGCGTCGGTCGACGAGGAGCTGACCGGTACCGAGAACCTCGTCCTGATCGGCCGCCTGCTGGAGATGACGCGCCGGGACGCGCGGGCGCGCGCGGCCGAGCTGCTCGACCGCTTCGGGCTCGCCGACGCGGGCGGCAGGGCCATCAAGACCTACTCCGGCGGCATGCGGCGGCGGCTCGACCTCGCCGCGAGCCTCGTCGGCCGCCCGGAGGTGCTCTACCTCGACGAGCCGACCACCGGGCTGGACCCGCGCAGCCGCAACCAGGTCTGGGACATGGTCCGCACCCTCTCCGGCGAGGGCGTGACGGTCCTGCTGACCACCCAGTACCTGGAGGAGGCCGACCAGCTCGCCGACCGCATCAGCGTGATCGACCGGGGCCGCGTGGTCGCCGACGGGCGCGCCGACGAGCTCAAGCGCCGCATCGGCGGGCAGACCTTGCAGGTCCGGCCGAGCGCGCTCGCCGACCTGCCGACGGTGCGCACGATCCTCGCCGAGCTGACCGGCGCACAGCCCAAGGTCGACGACGACAGCGGGCTGCTGACCGCGCCGGTCGACGACCCGGTGCTGCTGTCGACGCTGGTGCGCAGGCTCGACGACTCGGGCATCACCGCCGACGAGCTGGCGCTGCGGCTGCCGAGCCTGGACGAGGTGTTCCTGGCGATCACCGGCGAATCGGCCGGCCTCGACGACGAGAAGGAGGGCACGGCGGCATGA
- a CDS encoding endonuclease/exonuclease/phosphatase family protein, producing MVGGEVEGTLDDVEADEDREPGRRKSPAVTVLLVLAALVFAGWAALPLTGYDSNRYAAALVALTQYAVPAGLVLVVLALVLRRWLTTLVVGLVTAALVASVAPRAIPDPPTPVQGTPLKVMSANLYFGEADAARVVELVRSNRIDVLSLQELTPELAAALDRAGLGELMPHRVFEAHAGAEGTGIASRYPLRSLALVPPTTMRQPSALVDLPGDRDVELVAVHPVIPVGSDTVGDWQREITVLPHTPAESRPPRVLAGDFNATLDHSPLRGLLGRGYADAAEVTGAGLRPTWPRADAWLPPPVTIDHVLVSEGVVVQDYRTFEVAGADHRAVVAHLVVGR from the coding sequence GTGGTGGGGGGAGAGGTGGAGGGGACGCTCGACGACGTCGAAGCCGACGAGGACCGCGAGCCCGGCCGGCGCAAGTCGCCGGCGGTCACGGTTCTGCTGGTGCTGGCGGCGCTGGTGTTCGCCGGATGGGCCGCGCTGCCGCTCACCGGCTACGACTCGAACCGCTACGCGGCCGCGCTGGTGGCGCTGACGCAGTACGCGGTGCCGGCCGGGCTGGTGCTGGTGGTGCTGGCGCTGGTGCTGCGCCGCTGGCTGACTACGCTCGTCGTCGGCCTGGTGACCGCGGCGCTGGTGGCGTCGGTCGCGCCGCGCGCGATCCCGGACCCGCCGACCCCCGTGCAGGGCACCCCGCTGAAGGTGATGTCGGCGAACCTCTACTTCGGCGAGGCCGACGCGGCGCGGGTCGTCGAGCTGGTGCGCAGCAACCGGATCGACGTCCTGAGCCTGCAGGAGCTCACCCCCGAGCTGGCGGCGGCGCTGGACCGAGCGGGCCTGGGCGAGCTGATGCCGCACCGGGTGTTCGAGGCCCACGCCGGGGCCGAGGGCACCGGCATCGCCTCGCGCTACCCGCTGCGGAGCCTGGCGCTGGTGCCGCCGACGACGATGCGCCAGCCGTCGGCGCTGGTGGACCTGCCCGGCGACCGGGACGTCGAGCTCGTCGCGGTGCACCCGGTCATCCCGGTCGGCAGCGACACGGTGGGGGACTGGCAGCGCGAGATCACCGTCCTGCCGCACACGCCCGCCGAGAGCCGGCCGCCGAGGGTGCTGGCGGGGGACTTCAACGCCACGCTCGACCACAGCCCGCTGCGCGGTCTGCTCGGCCGCGGCTACGCCGACGCCGCCGAGGTCACCGGCGCCGGCCTGCGGCCGACGTGGCCGCGCGCCGACGCCTGGCTGCCGCCACCGGTGACGATCGACCACGTGCTGGTCAGCGAGGGTGTCGTGGTGCAGGACTACCGCACGTTCGAGGTCGCGGGCGCCGACCACCGCGCCGTCGTCGCGCACCTCGTCGTCGGGCGCTGA
- a CDS encoding MarR family winged helix-turn-helix transcriptional regulator: MKRTPDLIDTARSQWREVHPGLDTSSIDVVGRVLRASAVLRQRLDAAFAEEGLNRAEFDLLCALRRSDAPVTPGRLNGLTVSSGAATTKRIQQLAERGLLERAVDARDRRSARIALTERGREVIDRAFRRNLEAERQLLSGLDPSRRQELVTGLADLLAALEGPGPLG, from the coding sequence ATGAAACGTACACCCGATCTGATCGACACCGCCCGGTCGCAGTGGCGGGAGGTCCATCCCGGCCTGGACACCAGCAGCATCGACGTGGTCGGACGCGTGCTTCGGGCCTCCGCCGTCCTGCGCCAGCGCCTCGACGCCGCCTTCGCCGAGGAAGGGCTCAACCGGGCGGAGTTCGACCTGCTCTGCGCCCTGCGGCGGTCCGATGCCCCGGTGACGCCGGGACGCCTCAACGGCCTGACGGTGTCCTCCGGTGCGGCCACCACCAAACGGATCCAGCAACTCGCCGAGCGCGGCCTGCTGGAACGCGCCGTCGACGCGCGCGACCGGCGCAGCGCCCGCATCGCCCTGACCGAGCGGGGACGCGAGGTGATCGACCGGGCGTTCCGCCGGAACCTGGAGGCCGAGCGGCAGCTGCTCTCCGGCCTGGACCCCAGTCGTCGCCAGGAGCTGGTCACCGGGCTGGCCGATCTGCTGGCCGCGTTGGAAGGTCCGGGGCCGCTGGGCTGA
- a CDS encoding FUSC family protein produces MPTTVLTRRLGDTFRLRRGGPVVWPATRAFVSVLAPMAVLLQLDRLDLAAGAVFGALTSVYGRSEPYRQQARTLAAVAATMVVAVAAGDLIAVFGAGHVWHEALALLGTAVVGAVTTAAATAAKVGAPGGLIFAFATGACAHLALEPADLGPHLAVAAASAAFAWAVGTAGAVVSGLGPQRRAVAAALEATAAHLAPGGDLDTRHRAAVAVETAWNSVALVGRRHRETRAHLDLVRAVETCEALIVEAGDADVNALRAAATAVGAGRRLPMAGRSAVTAVPPAPRSRWVLVRGVMRAALRPKRHASWLLPYAARVGVAALLAGALADLAGIGHAYWAAVSAVSVLQATSTSTSVPRMIQRVLGTVFGVLAGVAVLAAQPAPWVLVVVLAVLQWGAEMTVMANYALGLFFATPVALLVSGLATPAEPAELASNRFWATLLGGAIAVGVAWLAPRGPWLGRVHRALARVRDLSAETPPRPQALRAALVELHDAYDVAQGEVRDAELPTRELLEVSHRAYALADSALPTRPASPTT; encoded by the coding sequence GTGCCGACCACTGTGCTGACTCGACGTCTCGGGGACACCTTCCGGCTGCGCAGGGGCGGGCCGGTGGTCTGGCCCGCGACCCGGGCCTTCGTCTCGGTGCTCGCGCCGATGGCCGTGCTCCTCCAGTTGGACCGCCTCGACCTGGCCGCCGGTGCCGTGTTCGGCGCCCTGACCAGCGTTTACGGCCGCAGCGAGCCCTACCGCCAGCAGGCGCGGACGCTGGCGGCGGTGGCCGCCACGATGGTCGTGGCGGTCGCGGCCGGCGACCTCATCGCGGTGTTCGGCGCCGGGCACGTCTGGCACGAGGCACTGGCGCTGCTCGGCACGGCGGTGGTCGGCGCCGTGACCACCGCCGCCGCCACCGCGGCGAAGGTCGGTGCGCCCGGCGGGCTGATCTTCGCCTTCGCCACCGGAGCCTGCGCGCACCTCGCGCTGGAACCCGCCGACCTCGGCCCGCACCTCGCGGTCGCAGCCGCCAGCGCCGCGTTCGCTTGGGCGGTGGGCACCGCGGGTGCCGTGGTCAGCGGGCTGGGGCCGCAGCGCAGGGCCGTCGCGGCGGCGCTGGAGGCCACCGCGGCGCACCTGGCGCCGGGCGGCGACCTGGATACGCGCCACCGCGCCGCGGTCGCGGTCGAGACCGCCTGGAACAGCGTCGCGCTCGTCGGTCGACGCCACCGGGAGACGAGGGCGCACCTCGACCTGGTGCGCGCGGTGGAGACCTGTGAGGCCCTGATCGTGGAGGCCGGCGACGCGGATGTGAACGCGTTGCGCGCCGCCGCCACCGCTGTCGGCGCCGGCCGGCGGCTCCCGATGGCCGGGCGGTCCGCGGTGACGGCCGTGCCGCCCGCACCGCGGTCGCGCTGGGTGCTCGTCCGCGGCGTCATGCGCGCCGCGCTGCGCCCGAAGCGTCATGCGAGCTGGCTGCTGCCCTACGCCGCCAGGGTCGGCGTCGCGGCGCTGCTGGCCGGCGCGCTGGCCGACCTGGCGGGCATCGGCCACGCGTACTGGGCCGCCGTGTCGGCGGTGTCGGTGTTGCAGGCGACCAGCACGTCGACCTCGGTGCCGCGGATGATCCAGCGCGTCCTGGGCACGGTCTTCGGCGTGCTCGCCGGTGTCGCGGTGCTGGCGGCGCAGCCCGCTCCGTGGGTGCTGGTCGTGGTGCTGGCGGTGTTGCAGTGGGGTGCGGAGATGACCGTCATGGCCAACTACGCCCTGGGTCTGTTCTTCGCGACGCCGGTCGCCCTGCTCGTCAGCGGGCTGGCCACGCCCGCGGAACCGGCCGAGCTGGCCTCGAACCGCTTCTGGGCCACGCTGCTCGGCGGCGCGATCGCCGTGGGGGTGGCGTGGCTGGCGCCCCGCGGACCCTGGCTGGGGCGGGTGCACCGGGCACTGGCGCGGGTACGCGACCTCAGCGCGGAGACCCCGCCGCGCCCGCAGGCGCTGCGCGCCGCGCTGGTCGAGCTGCACGACGCCTACGACGTCGCACAGGGCGAGGTGCGCGACGCGGAGCTGCCTACGCGGGAACTGCTCGAGGTCTCGCACCGGGCGTACGCGCTGGCGGACTCCGCACTGCCGACGAGACCGGCGTCGCCGACGACCTGA
- a CDS encoding antibiotic biosynthesis monooxygenase family protein, with protein MAVVKINAIEVPEGKGPELEKRFASRHGSVDSAPGFLGFELLRPVNGENRYFVYTRWETEEDFQNWAKGPAKEAHAGEHKNPVATGSSLLEFEVVQESKPQG; from the coding sequence ATGGCGGTTGTGAAGATCAATGCGATCGAGGTCCCCGAAGGCAAGGGCCCCGAACTGGAGAAGCGGTTCGCGAGCAGGCACGGCTCGGTGGACAGCGCACCGGGCTTCCTGGGCTTCGAGCTCCTGCGCCCGGTCAACGGCGAGAACCGGTACTTCGTCTACACCCGGTGGGAGACGGAGGAGGACTTCCAGAACTGGGCCAAGGGCCCGGCCAAGGAGGCCCACGCCGGTGAGCACAAGAACCCGGTGGCCACCGGATCCAGCCTGCTGGAGTTCGAGGTGGTCCAGGAGTCCAAGCCGCAGGGCTGA
- a CDS encoding YhgE/Pip domain-containing protein: protein MKAIRLARLEFLRFRGPLRRWVPLVLILVPLLYGGLYLWSNWDPYGRLGAVPVAVVNNDHPVRHDKELIDAGGQFVEQLKAARTFDWHFTDSADARSGLEQGRYYFTIEVPRDFSAKLASAADAEPKRAELLVTKNDANGFIVGIMADTVRSRLQNQINAAAHASYARALYGELDQAREKLQMASEASKELVKSSELGEQGTAALTKGLSGVRDGAGRISRGVSDISSATAQLDAQIGDLTEVATEKLPDAVGTVVGASGVAVRTLDEISTATAAVRDRSATGATDLEELARKHPAVGDDPVYRRALDNARKLSSTATATSNAAERALGTAQEADSRARALQKDVQPLREQVRESTGPMETLTKGTGELEAGSKGVTSGLSTLVANSGVLQTGADQLNNGAKRIQGLVAGGLDQIPPTNPGQVAQAADVLASPARIETANLNPAAVYGRGLAPFFFSIALWVFGLFAYLVLRPLNFRAVAGRVGATTITLAGYLPAATLGVVGGLLLYGVVDLGLGLQPRNMWWTIGLVALAAAAFVAIDHLLRTAFGAVGGLLSLVLLMVQLTACGGLYPVETTPGPFQVIHPYLPMTYLVDGLRVTISGGLTEVLVESAVMLAGFLVAALAMTTAVVMRQRMWTIGRLHPQVAL, encoded by the coding sequence GTGAAGGCGATCAGGCTTGCGCGACTGGAGTTCCTGCGGTTCCGCGGACCGCTGCGGCGCTGGGTGCCGCTGGTGCTGATCCTGGTACCGCTGCTCTACGGCGGGCTCTACCTGTGGTCGAACTGGGACCCCTACGGCAGGCTCGGCGCGGTGCCGGTGGCCGTGGTCAACAACGACCACCCGGTGCGCCACGACAAGGAGCTCATCGACGCGGGCGGCCAGTTCGTCGAGCAGCTCAAGGCCGCCCGCACCTTCGACTGGCACTTCACCGACAGCGCCGACGCGCGGAGCGGCCTGGAGCAGGGGCGCTACTACTTCACCATCGAGGTTCCGCGCGACTTCAGCGCGAAGCTGGCCAGCGCCGCCGACGCCGAGCCCAAGCGGGCCGAGCTGCTGGTCACCAAGAACGACGCGAACGGCTTCATCGTCGGGATCATGGCCGACACCGTAAGGTCGCGGCTGCAGAACCAGATCAACGCCGCCGCCCACGCCAGCTACGCCCGCGCGCTCTACGGCGAGCTGGACCAGGCCCGCGAGAAGCTGCAGATGGCATCGGAGGCGTCCAAGGAGCTGGTCAAGAGCTCCGAGCTGGGTGAGCAGGGCACGGCCGCGCTGACCAAGGGCCTCAGCGGCGTGCGGGACGGCGCGGGCCGGATCTCGCGCGGGGTCTCCGACATCTCCTCGGCGACCGCGCAGCTCGACGCGCAGATCGGTGACCTCACCGAAGTCGCCACCGAGAAGCTGCCCGACGCGGTCGGCACGGTGGTCGGCGCCAGCGGTGTCGCGGTGCGCACCCTCGACGAGATCAGCACCGCGACCGCGGCCGTCCGCGACCGGTCCGCGACGGGCGCGACCGACCTGGAGGAGCTGGCCCGCAAGCACCCGGCGGTCGGCGACGACCCGGTCTACCGGCGAGCGCTGGACAACGCCCGGAAGCTCTCGTCCACCGCCACCGCCACCTCCAATGCCGCCGAACGCGCGCTCGGCACCGCGCAGGAGGCGGACTCCCGGGCGCGGGCATTGCAGAAGGACGTCCAACCGCTGCGGGAGCAGGTGCGGGAGAGCACCGGGCCGATGGAGACCCTCACCAAGGGCACCGGCGAGCTCGAAGCCGGGTCCAAGGGCGTCACCAGCGGGCTCAGCACGCTGGTCGCCAACAGCGGCGTGCTGCAGACCGGCGCGGACCAGCTCAACAACGGGGCCAAGCGCATCCAGGGGCTGGTCGCGGGCGGCCTCGACCAGATCCCGCCGACCAACCCGGGCCAGGTCGCCCAGGCCGCCGACGTCCTCGCCTCGCCGGCGCGGATCGAGACCGCCAACCTCAACCCCGCCGCGGTCTACGGCCGCGGCCTGGCCCCGTTCTTCTTCTCGATCGCGCTGTGGGTGTTCGGCCTGTTCGCCTACCTGGTGCTCAGGCCGCTCAACTTCCGCGCGGTGGCCGGACGGGTCGGCGCGACGACGATCACGCTCGCCGGCTACCTGCCCGCCGCGACGCTCGGAGTGGTCGGCGGGCTCCTGCTGTACGGGGTGGTCGACCTCGGACTCGGCCTCCAGCCCCGGAACATGTGGTGGACGATCGGGCTGGTCGCGCTCGCGGCCGCGGCGTTCGTGGCCATCGACCACCTGCTGCGCACGGCGTTCGGGGCGGTCGGCGGACTGCTCTCGCTGGTGTTGCTGATGGTGCAGCTCACCGCCTGCGGCGGGCTCTACCCGGTGGAGACCACCCCGGGCCCGTTCCAGGTGATCCACCCGTACCTGCCGATGACCTACCTCGTAGACGGCCTGCGCGTGACGATCTCCGGTGGCCTGACCGAGGTGCTGGTGGAGTCCGCGGTGATGCTGGCGGGCTTCCTGGTGGCGGCGCTGGCCATGACCACCGCGGTGGTGATGCGGCAGCGGATGTGGACCATCGGCAGGCTGCACCCGCAGGTAGCGCTGTAG
- a CDS encoding ATP-binding cassette domain-containing protein, which produces MDIDGADFFARGITALGPEGIVFENVDLRFRPGDLGVVTGPGGSGRTALLYALAGRLRTVAGYLEVSGYVLPARARAVRRLVLPARLRPGFELEDKYRVREAVTEQRLIFGVSELDVEKSLAAVGLDPDPWALVCELHPAERLLLSVALAIAAEPAAIVVDDIDVGLPRGSRARVWSALRAVAQTGMTVVAGSTDAPPGDAAVVHLPLFQFGEPTEILSWNGGLR; this is translated from the coding sequence GTGGACATCGACGGCGCCGACTTCTTCGCCAGGGGCATCACCGCGCTCGGCCCCGAAGGCATCGTCTTCGAGAACGTGGACCTTCGGTTCCGGCCCGGCGATCTCGGCGTGGTCACCGGTCCGGGCGGCAGCGGCCGGACCGCACTGCTGTACGCGCTGGCAGGCAGGCTGCGGACGGTCGCCGGATATCTGGAGGTCTCGGGCTACGTGCTGCCCGCGCGGGCCAGGGCGGTGCGCAGGCTGGTGCTCCCCGCGCGGCTGCGCCCGGGTTTCGAGCTGGAGGACAAGTACCGCGTGCGCGAGGCCGTGACCGAGCAGCGGCTGATCTTCGGGGTTTCCGAGCTCGACGTCGAGAAGTCCCTCGCGGCCGTGGGGCTGGACCCCGACCCGTGGGCGCTGGTCTGCGAGCTGCACCCGGCCGAGCGGCTGCTGCTGTCGGTCGCGCTGGCCATCGCCGCCGAGCCCGCCGCGATCGTGGTCGACGACATCGACGTGGGCCTGCCGCGGGGCAGCCGCGCGCGGGTGTGGTCCGCGCTGCGGGCGGTCGCCCAGACCGGCATGACGGTGGTCGCGGGCTCGACCGACGCGCCGCCCGGTGACGCGGCCGTGGTGCACCTGCCGCTGTTCCAGTTCGGCGAGCCGACCGAGATCCTCTCGTGGAACGGAGGGTTGCGGTGA
- a CDS encoding 2'-5' RNA ligase family protein translates to MAHALGLFFDDSAEEAVRALWKRLEAAGVPSLASRGHRRHRPHVTLAVAGRIPEGARRDLRAELSLLSVPDLWLYTLGTFPSDESVLLLGAVVDTELIAVHSAVHDVLAGKVSAPSAYYFPGAWIPHCTLAIGITGAELATGFAELCPPEPIRAPVSEIGVIDTRTGEVEPVLAL, encoded by the coding sequence ATGGCGCACGCTCTCGGGCTGTTCTTCGACGACTCCGCCGAGGAGGCGGTCCGGGCGCTGTGGAAGCGGCTGGAGGCGGCCGGGGTGCCGAGCCTGGCCTCCCGCGGGCACCGCAGGCACCGGCCGCACGTCACGCTCGCCGTCGCGGGCAGGATCCCCGAGGGCGCGCGACGCGACCTGCGCGCCGAGCTGAGCCTGCTCTCGGTGCCTGACCTGTGGCTCTACACGCTGGGCACCTTTCCCAGCGACGAGTCGGTGCTGCTGCTCGGCGCTGTCGTCGACACCGAGCTGATCGCGGTGCACTCCGCGGTCCACGACGTGCTGGCGGGCAAGGTCTCGGCCCCGTCGGCGTACTACTTCCCGGGCGCGTGGATCCCGCACTGCACGCTGGCCATCGGGATCACCGGCGCCGAGCTGGCAACGGGCTTCGCCGAGCTGTGCCCGCCGGAGCCGATCCGGGCGCCGGTCAGCGAGATCGGCGTCATCGACACGCGCACCGGAGAGGTCGAGCCCGTGCTGGCGCTCTGA
- a CDS encoding A/G-specific adenine glycosylase, with protein sequence MKIGAERDAATSPLNPVELIDWFAATARPLPWRAVGTTGWGVLVSETMLQQTPVARVQPIWEEWMARWPRPSDLAAASQAEVLRAWGKLGYPRRALRLHEAATTIAAEHGDVVPSDVDTLLALPGIGAYTARAVAAFAYGRRAPVVDTNVRRVVARAVHGAGDAGPPSTKRDLADVEALLPDGDAEAARLSAALMELGQVVCTVRSPACESCPIAHDCAWQHAGRPAYAGPPKKVQKFAGTDRQVRGKLLDVLRGTEGPVTRDQLDAVWADAGQRDRCLDSLLVDGLLEQTDDGRFALPGEH encoded by the coding sequence ATGAAGATCGGTGCCGAACGAGATGCCGCCACCTCCCCGCTGAACCCCGTCGAGCTCATCGACTGGTTCGCGGCGACCGCGCGCCCGCTGCCGTGGCGCGCGGTCGGCACGACCGGATGGGGTGTGCTGGTCAGCGAGACGATGCTCCAGCAGACCCCGGTGGCCAGGGTGCAGCCCATCTGGGAGGAGTGGATGGCGCGCTGGCCGCGCCCCTCCGACCTGGCGGCGGCGAGCCAGGCCGAGGTGCTGCGCGCGTGGGGCAAGCTGGGCTACCCGCGCCGGGCGCTGCGCCTGCACGAGGCCGCCACCACCATCGCCGCCGAGCACGGCGACGTGGTCCCCTCCGACGTCGACACCCTGCTGGCGCTGCCCGGCATCGGCGCCTACACGGCCCGCGCGGTCGCGGCCTTCGCCTACGGCAGGCGCGCTCCCGTCGTGGACACCAATGTCCGCCGCGTCGTGGCCCGCGCGGTGCACGGCGCCGGTGACGCGGGCCCGCCGTCGACCAAGCGCGACCTCGCCGACGTCGAGGCGCTGCTGCCCGACGGCGACGCCGAGGCCGCCCGGCTGTCGGCGGCGCTGATGGAGCTGGGGCAGGTCGTCTGCACCGTCCGCTCCCCCGCGTGCGAGTCGTGCCCGATCGCCCACGACTGCGCCTGGCAGCACGCGGGCAGGCCCGCCTACGCCGGTCCGCCGAAGAAGGTCCAGAAGTTCGCGGGCACCGACCGCCAGGTGCGCGGCAAGCTCCTCGACGTGCTGCGCGGCACCGAAGGCCCGGTCACCCGCGACCAGCTCGACGCGGTGTGGGCCGACGCGGGCCAGCGCGACCGCTGCCTCGACTCGCTGCTGGTCGACGGGCTGCTGGAGCAGACCGACGACGGCCGGTTCGCGCTCCCCGGAGAGCACTGA
- a CDS encoding beta-class carbonic anhydrase: MTACDEIVQRNELHVRDASDPGLPAQPSLRVAVVTCMDCRIDLGASLGLHAGEAHVIRNAGGAVTDDVIRSLAISQRKLGTREVMLVHHTGCGLATFTEGEFKDELEAETGQRPSWSVETFADAEQDVRQCMARVRRSPFLGLTTSLRGFVADIGTGALTEVSETAADASAPAGARG, translated from the coding sequence GTGACCGCCTGCGACGAGATCGTGCAGCGCAACGAGCTCCACGTCCGCGATGCCAGCGATCCCGGACTGCCTGCGCAGCCGTCGCTGCGGGTCGCGGTCGTGACGTGCATGGACTGCCGGATCGACCTCGGCGCGAGCCTCGGGCTGCACGCCGGCGAGGCGCACGTCATCCGCAACGCGGGCGGCGCGGTGACCGACGACGTCATCCGGTCGCTGGCGATCAGCCAGCGCAAGCTCGGCACCCGCGAGGTCATGCTCGTGCACCACACCGGCTGCGGGCTGGCGACCTTCACCGAGGGCGAGTTCAAGGACGAGCTGGAGGCCGAGACCGGCCAGCGGCCGTCGTGGTCGGTGGAGACCTTCGCCGACGCCGAGCAGGACGTGCGCCAGTGCATGGCACGCGTGCGGCGCAGCCCGTTCCTGGGCCTGACGACGAGCCTGCGCGGCTTCGTGGCCGACATCGGCACGGGTGCCCTGACCGAGGTCTCCGAGACCGCCGCCGACGCCTCCGCCCCCGCCGGGGCGCGCGGCTGA
- the disA gene encoding DNA integrity scanning diadenylate cyclase DisA has protein sequence MNEKLRATLGWLAPGTALRDGLERILRGRTGGLVVLGYDEVVESLCDGGFHLDVEFSATRLRELSKMDGAVVLSSDATRIVRANVQLVPDAGIPTDESGTRHRSAERTAIHTGYPVVSVSQSMSIISLYFQGHRHLLIGSPDILSRANQALATLERYTARLAEVAQTLSALEIEDYVTLRDAMTVVQRLEMVRRIADEIEVDVVELGQDGRLIELQLDELVGAERDTRGTRQGRRTLDRVDIDRELIVQEYLPTGGPMPTSEEVAEALAKLDGTALLDLTAIAKAFGYPGTLEALDQHLQPRGYRLLARVPRLPAVARKQLVEYFGSLQNLLAATAEDLSVVESVGESRARQVREGLSRLAEASIMDRYA, from the coding sequence GTGAACGAGAAGCTGCGCGCCACGCTCGGCTGGCTCGCGCCCGGCACGGCGCTGCGCGACGGCCTGGAACGCATCCTGCGCGGCCGCACCGGCGGGCTCGTCGTGCTCGGCTACGACGAGGTGGTGGAGTCGCTGTGCGACGGCGGCTTCCATCTCGACGTCGAGTTCAGCGCGACCCGGCTGCGCGAGCTGTCCAAGATGGACGGTGCGGTGGTGCTCTCCTCGGACGCGACCCGGATCGTGCGCGCCAACGTGCAGCTGGTGCCCGACGCCGGCATCCCGACCGACGAGTCGGGAACGCGGCACCGCTCGGCCGAGCGCACCGCCATCCACACCGGCTACCCGGTGGTCTCGGTGAGCCAGTCGATGAGCATCATCAGCCTGTACTTCCAGGGCCACCGCCACCTGCTCATCGGTTCGCCGGACATCCTCTCCCGCGCCAACCAGGCGCTGGCGACGCTGGAGCGCTACACGGCGCGGCTGGCCGAGGTCGCCCAGACCCTGTCGGCGCTGGAGATCGAGGACTACGTGACGCTGCGGGACGCGATGACCGTCGTGCAGCGGCTGGAGATGGTGCGCCGCATCGCCGACGAGATCGAGGTCGACGTGGTCGAGCTGGGCCAGGACGGCAGGCTGATCGAGCTCCAGCTCGACGAGCTGGTCGGCGCCGAGCGGGACACTCGCGGCACCAGGCAGGGCCGCCGGACGCTGGACCGGGTCGACATCGACCGGGAGCTGATCGTGCAGGAGTACCTGCCGACCGGCGGTCCGATGCCGACCTCCGAGGAGGTCGCCGAGGCGCTGGCCAAGCTGGACGGGACCGCCCTGCTGGACCTCACGGCGATCGCGAAGGCGTTCGGCTACCCCGGCACACTGGAGGCGCTGGACCAGCACCTCCAGCCGCGCGGCTACCGGCTGCTGGCCAGGGTGCCGAGGCTGCCCGCCGTGGCCCGCAAGCAGCTCGTCGAGTACTTCGGCTCGCTGCAGAACCTGCTGGCGGCGACCGCCGAGGACCTGAGCGTGGTGGAGTCGGTCGGCGAGTCGCGGGCGAGGCAGGTCCGCGAGGGCCTGTCCCGGCTGGCCGAAGCCTCGATCATGGACCGCTACGCCTGA